The Microbacterium amylolyticum genome includes the window ACCCCTTTTCGTTGCCATGAAACCCATCGTTTCCGCGCGACGTGCGGGGTCGGTGGCATAAATCGGGTGGCACCTTGCCATAGGATGGTTCTTAGCCACATCCATGTTCGAAAGGTGAATTCGTGCCGTCGAAACGCCGAATCCGCTGGGCCACGGTCCCGCTGATCGCCGCGGCTACTGCTGCGCTCGCGGGGTGCACCCCCACTGAGCTCCACGGATACTTGCCCGGATTCGATGAATCCGGCGTTCCCGCGACCAACCAGACCGAAGGCCTTGCCTCGCTCTGGGTCGGATCCTGGATCGTGGCGCTTGTCGTCGGTGTCATTACGTGGGGCCTCATGCTCTGGGCGATGATCGTCTACCGCCGCAGGAAGGGCCAGACCGGCCTCCCCGTGCAGCTGCGCTACAACATGCCGATCGAGATCTTCTTCACCTCGGTGCCGCTGATTCTCGTTATCGGCCTGTTCGCCTTCACGGCTCGTGAGCAGGCAGCGGTTGAAAAGGCCTGGGAAGACGACGAAGTTGACGTCGAGATCACGGCGATCGCTAAGCAGTGGGCCTGGGACTTCCAGTACGAGGACGCCACCGCTGGCGGCGAGCCCGTGTACTCCATGGGCATCCAGGCTCAGCCTGCCGCTAACGGTGACATCGACACCGACAAGCTGCCGCGCCTGGTGCTTCCCGTTGACCAGAAGGTGACGATCAAGCTCACCTCGCGCGATGTGATCCACTCGTTCTGGATTATCGACTTCCTGTACAAGAAGGACATGTACATCGGTCACGACAACTCGTGGTCGTTTATTCCCACGCGTGAGGGCACGTACGCCGGCAAGTGCGCCGAGCTGTGCGGTGAGTTCCACTCGATGATGCTCTTCGAGGTCGACGTCGTCAGCGAGGCCGAGTACGAGGAGTACCTCTCCTCACTCGAGGCCGCTGGTCAAACCGGAGACATCAACGACGCGTACAAGCGTCTGCAGAACAACCCGGCGCAGGCGAACTTGACGCCGGCCGAGGAAGGACACTGATCGTGGGCACGTCCACCATCAACGAGCGTTCGCGCACCCTTCCGCCGCGCCAGGCTGCTCTGATGAGCGGGTCGCGCGTCGGTCAGAAGGGCAACGTGATCGTCAACTGGATCACGTCGACCGACCACAAGACCATCGGGTACATGTACCTGATCACGTCGGTGCTGTTCTTCTGCCTCGGCGGTGTGATGGCGCTGATTATTCGCGCTGAGCTCTTCGAGCCCGGAATGCAGATCATTCCGACGAAGGAGCAGTACAACCAGCTGTTCACGATGCACGGCACCGTGATGTTGCTGATGTTCGCGACGCCGCTGTTCGCCGGATTCGCCAACATTCTGCTTCCGCTGCAGATCGGTGCGCCCGACGTCGCTTTCCCGCGTCTGAACGCCTTCGCTTTCTGGCTGTTCACCTTCGGTTCGCTCATCGCGGTCGCCGGATTCCTCACCCCGCAGGGCGCCGCATCGTTCGGTTGGTTCGCGTATCAGCCTCTGGCGAATGCGTCGTTCTCGCCCGGTGTCGGTGGGCACCTCTGGATGGTCGGCCTCGGAATCTCTGGTTTCGGAACGATCTTCGGTGGTGTGAACTTCATCACGACGATCATCACGATGCGTGCTCCGGGCATGACGATGTGGCGTATGCCGATCTTCACGTGGAACACCCTGGTGACCAGCCTGCTGATCCTCATCGCGTTCCCGGTTCTCGCCGCGGCCATGTTTGCTGCTGCAAGTGACCGCATCCTCGGATCGCACGTGTACGACCCACAGTCGGGCGGTGTTCTGCTGTGGCAGCACCTGTTCTGGTTCTTCGGACACCCCGAGGTGTACATCATCGCGTTGCCGTTCTTCGGCATTGTCTCCGAGATCTTCCCGGTGTTCAGCCGCAAGCCGATCTTCGGTTACAAGACGCTGGTGTACGCGACGATCGCCATCGCCGCGCTCTCCGTTTCGGTGTGGGCGCACCACATGTACGTCACCGGTGCTGTTCTGCTGCCGTTCTTCGCCTTGATGACGATGCTCATCGCGGTTCCAACGGGTGTGAAGATCTTTAACTGGATCGGCACGATGTGGCGAGGCTCGCTCACCTTCGAGACGCCGATGCTGTTCTCACTCGGCTTCCTGGTCTCGTTCGTGTTCGGTGGTTTGACGGGTGTCATTCTGTCGTCGCCTCCGCTCGACTTCCACCTGAGCGATTCGTACTTCGTTGTTGCTCACTTCCACTACGTCGTCTTCGGAACGGTTGTCTTCGCGATGTTCGCGGGCTTCTACTTCTGGTGGCCGAAGTGGACCGGAAAGATGCTGAACGAGCGTCTGGGCTACGTGCACTTCTGGTTGCTGTTCATCGGCTTCCACATGACGTTCCTCATCCAGCACTGGCTGGGCGTAGACGGCATGGTTCGCCGCTACGCGGATTACTCTGAGGCCGACGGTTGGACGTGGCAGAACCAGCTGTCGACGATCGGTGCGATTGTGATCGCTGCATCGATGATTCCGTTCTTCCTCAACGTGTGGATCACGGCGCGCAAGGCGCCCAAGGTCACGGTCAACGACCCGTGGGGTTACGGCGGATCGCTGGAGTGGGCAACGAGCTGCCCGCCGCCCCGTCACAACTTCACGTCGATTCCGCGTATCCGTTCCGAGCGTCCCGCGTTCGATTTGAACCACCCCGAAGCGGCCGAAGACTACGCTGCTCCCGGCAAAGCCACGGAACCGGGGCAGCAGGAAGGACGTAACTCATGAAATCCCAGATTGCGATCTGGTGGGTTCTCACCGCTTTCTTCTTCCTTTGCTTCGCGGGATACACGGTCTGGAGCATCATCGCTCACTGGACCGGTGACTGGGTAACCAGCATCGAGTGGGTGGGGTCAACGTCCCTTCTCTTCTCCGGCTTCCTGGCAGCAATGATCGGTTTCTTCGTGTGGCGGTGGCACCGCGCTCAGAAGGGCGTTGAGCTTCCTGAGGACCGTCTCGAGGCAACGATCGACGAGGGCGAAGTGGAGCAGGGCGAGTTCAGCCCCTGGTCCTGGTGGCCTCTCGTGCTTGCCGCTGCTCCCGCCGTTGCGGTGGTTTCGCTGGCAACGGCACACTTCCTCATCCCGCTCGCGATTGCTCTTCTGGCAATCGGTCTGGTGGGCTGGGTCTACGAGTACTACCGCGGAAACTTCGCGCGCTGACCTTCCGCGATGCTGGCCCCGGATCCTTCAGGGATCCGGGGCCTTTTGCGTGCACTTTGCACTTCTCTACTAAACACTGTTCAATGAACAGTGTTCAGTGCGATGGGTACAGAGAAGAGGCGTAACGGCATGTCGAGAACGATGACCACACGGTGCGAGGCGTCAGGGGCCGATGTCGCGGACTTCTTCGAGCTCGTGGGGCGGATCCAGCGCGGACACACTCTGGCGGCGGCTGAGGCGCTTTCTGCGCTCCGAGCGCCCGATTCCCAGACGATGTCTCTCATCGCGGCGGCCGGGATGCTCCGCCAGGCGCACTTTGGTCGCACGGTGAAGGTGAACTATCTCGTCAACCTCAAGTCGGGGCTGTGCGCAGAAGACTGCTCCTACTGTTCGCAGCGTCTGGGGTCGACATCCCAGATCTTGAAGTACACGTGGATTTCGACGGAAGAAGCGGCCAAACAGGCGCAGCACGGTATTGACGGCGGCGCTTCACGCGTGTGCTTGGTGGCGTCGGGGCGCGGACCCAGCGATCGAGATGTGCAGCGCGTTGCGGACATGATCGGGCGAGTCAAAGAAGATCACCCCGACGTTGAGGTGTGCGCGTGCCTCGGACTCCTGCGCGAGCGCCACGCGCAGAAGCTTGCTGAGGCCGGCGCAGACGCGTACAACCACAACATCAACACGGCCGAGTCGCTGTACGACGACATCTGCACAACGCACTCGTATCAGGACCGTGTCGACACGGTCGAGACGGCTAAAGGGGCAGGAATGTCTCCCTGCTCGGGGCTGATTGTTGGGATGGGGGAGAGCGATGAGCAGGTGGTCGAGGCCGTTTTCGCTCTTCGCGAGATGGGGAGCGATTCGATCCCCGTGAATTTCCTCATGCCGTTCGACGGCACACCGCTGGAAGGAACTCACGAGCTCTCGCCGATGCAGTGCCTCCGGATTCTCGCGATGGTGCGGTTGGCATGCCCCGACCGCGAGGTCCGTATCGCGGGTGGCAGAGAGATGCATCTCCGTAGTTTGCAATCCGTGGCGCTCGAGGTCGCCAACTCGCTCTTTCTCGGTGATTATCTGACCAGTGAGGGACAAGACGCGAAGGATGATGTGGCGATGATCGCCGATGCCGGATTCACGGTTCTCGGACACGGGGACGTCGCGGGTACGGACGCTGAACCGGTACCCGCACTTCGCCGTCGAGGGACAGGGACTGCCGCGCGTCCGAACGCGTAGGGTGCCCTATCCTTCCGCCGTCGCCCCTTGACGTCCGGACGAAGAACTCGTGGCCGAACAATGAAAAGGCTGGGAGGGTGCGCGCAAAGACGGGTCACAGCGGCAGAATGAGGGCATGACGCACTTTCCTGTTCGAGGTGCCACAACAAGCGATCTGCGGGCGTGCGCTGCGCTGATCGGACAGGAACTCCGCGACGACGACATGGTGCGCGCGCTGATCCCCGGCGAAGAAGACCGGGAACGTCGTATCGCTCAGGTGCATCTGGCGCTGCTGCATCACACCCTTTTGACGGGAGGCGCGGTGGACGTTGTGTGCGGCGCGGATGGCGGTGTGCGCGCTGTTGCGATGTGGCAGCCGGCGTATCCGCTGGAGGCGTCAACGATCGACCGCGCCGTGCTGCGCTCACGCATTGCCGTTGCAATTGGACGGAAACATCGAGCGGAGGCGGAGGCAGCCGACGCGTACTTCGCGTCGCAGCGACCGGAATTCCCCCACTGGTATCTCGACACGATCGTCGTCAGTCGGCACGCGCAGGGGGAGGGGAACGGCACCCACT containing:
- the coxB gene encoding cytochrome c oxidase subunit II — protein: MPSKRRIRWATVPLIAAATAALAGCTPTELHGYLPGFDESGVPATNQTEGLASLWVGSWIVALVVGVITWGLMLWAMIVYRRRKGQTGLPVQLRYNMPIEIFFTSVPLILVIGLFAFTAREQAAVEKAWEDDEVDVEITAIAKQWAWDFQYEDATAGGEPVYSMGIQAQPAANGDIDTDKLPRLVLPVDQKVTIKLTSRDVIHSFWIIDFLYKKDMYIGHDNSWSFIPTREGTYAGKCAELCGEFHSMMLFEVDVVSEAEYEEYLSSLEAAGQTGDINDAYKRLQNNPAQANLTPAEEGH
- a CDS encoding GNAT family N-acetyltransferase, with translation MTHFPVRGATTSDLRACAALIGQELRDDDMVRALIPGEEDRERRIAQVHLALLHHTLLTGGAVDVVCGADGGVRAVAMWQPAYPLEASTIDRAVLRSRIAVAIGRKHRAEAEAADAYFASQRPEFPHWYLDTIVVSRHAQGEGNGTHLLQYRLRQINAEGLPVYLEATSNGSRRLYERFGFEPWGKGEELGYGATAMLRHPAR
- a CDS encoding cytochrome c oxidase subunit 4, producing the protein MKSQIAIWWVLTAFFFLCFAGYTVWSIIAHWTGDWVTSIEWVGSTSLLFSGFLAAMIGFFVWRWHRAQKGVELPEDRLEATIDEGEVEQGEFSPWSWWPLVLAAAPAVAVVSLATAHFLIPLAIALLAIGLVGWVYEYYRGNFAR
- the bioB gene encoding biotin synthase BioB, producing the protein MSRTMTTRCEASGADVADFFELVGRIQRGHTLAAAEALSALRAPDSQTMSLIAAAGMLRQAHFGRTVKVNYLVNLKSGLCAEDCSYCSQRLGSTSQILKYTWISTEEAAKQAQHGIDGGASRVCLVASGRGPSDRDVQRVADMIGRVKEDHPDVEVCACLGLLRERHAQKLAEAGADAYNHNINTAESLYDDICTTHSYQDRVDTVETAKGAGMSPCSGLIVGMGESDEQVVEAVFALREMGSDSIPVNFLMPFDGTPLEGTHELSPMQCLRILAMVRLACPDREVRIAGGREMHLRSLQSVALEVANSLFLGDYLTSEGQDAKDDVAMIADAGFTVLGHGDVAGTDAEPVPALRRRGTGTAARPNA
- the ctaD gene encoding cytochrome c oxidase subunit I, translated to MSGSRVGQKGNVIVNWITSTDHKTIGYMYLITSVLFFCLGGVMALIIRAELFEPGMQIIPTKEQYNQLFTMHGTVMLLMFATPLFAGFANILLPLQIGAPDVAFPRLNAFAFWLFTFGSLIAVAGFLTPQGAASFGWFAYQPLANASFSPGVGGHLWMVGLGISGFGTIFGGVNFITTIITMRAPGMTMWRMPIFTWNTLVTSLLILIAFPVLAAAMFAAASDRILGSHVYDPQSGGVLLWQHLFWFFGHPEVYIIALPFFGIVSEIFPVFSRKPIFGYKTLVYATIAIAALSVSVWAHHMYVTGAVLLPFFALMTMLIAVPTGVKIFNWIGTMWRGSLTFETPMLFSLGFLVSFVFGGLTGVILSSPPLDFHLSDSYFVVAHFHYVVFGTVVFAMFAGFYFWWPKWTGKMLNERLGYVHFWLLFIGFHMTFLIQHWLGVDGMVRRYADYSEADGWTWQNQLSTIGAIVIAASMIPFFLNVWITARKAPKVTVNDPWGYGGSLEWATSCPPPRHNFTSIPRIRSERPAFDLNHPEAAEDYAAPGKATEPGQQEGRNS